Proteins from a single region of Engystomops pustulosus chromosome 5, aEngPut4.maternal, whole genome shotgun sequence:
- the LOC140134003 gene encoding DNA damage-regulated autophagy modulator protein 1-like isoform X1: MEIRGLGFFPLLWITWTLLGLGTLVALTVISGHEKYPYISDTGKELPESAVYTTVFMVASILGAGLTYIQYRFMIIQSQPSEKRYIICQRILLAMGWIACIGTAVSAAYSLKTNPTAHRIGAGVAFLCNAFFNVCQAVRLYKRSFGSRRMCHLRLAFASVTCLILVIFAFTQTFFYFHLCSDQCLKIVYAFGISSEYLGFSALTLHQLTNWTDFQRLSLKLSREGVSICLREKIQDPENPA; encoded by the exons ATGGAGATCAGGGGGTTGGGATTCTTCCCTCTCCTATGGATCACATGGACGCTACTGGGTCTGGGAACCCTAGTTGCCTTAACGGTCATTTCAGGGCATGAAAAATATCCATACATCAG TGACACTGGAAAAGAGCTCCCGGAGTCAGCGGTGTACACAACCGTCTTTATGGTAGCTTCCATTCTAG GAGCTGGCCTCACTTATATCCAATACAGATTCATGATCATTCAATCTCAACCATCGGAGAAGCGTTATATCATCTGCCAGAGAATCCTCCTTGCCATGGGATGGATTGCGTGTATAGGAACCGCCGTAAGCGCTGCATATTCG CTGAAGACCAACCCTACAGCCCACAGGATCGGCGCTGGAGTGGCATTTCTATGTAATGCCTTTTTCAACGTGTGTCAGGCAGTCCGCCTGTATAAGAGATCCTTCGGCAGCCGCCGGATGTGCCACCTTAGACTGGCTTTTGCCTCAGTTACCTGTTTAATACTGGTGATTT TTGCTTTTACGCAAACCTTTTTCTATTTCCACCTATGTTCTGACCAGTGTCTTAAG ATAGTTTATGCTTTTGGCATAAGCTCTGAATATCTGGGATTCAGCGCCCTGACACTGCACCAATTGACCAACTGGACAGATTTCCAG CGCTTGTCTCTAAAGTTGTCTAGAGAAGGTGTCTCCATATGCCTCAGGGAGAAGATCCAGGACCCTGAAAATCCTGCATAA
- the LOC140134003 gene encoding DNA damage-regulated autophagy modulator protein 1-like isoform X2 has protein sequence MEIRGLGFFPLLWITWTLLGLGTLVALTVISGHEKYPYISDTGKELPESAVYTTVFMVASILGAGLTYIQYRFMIIQSQPSEKRYIICQRILLAMGWIACIGTAVSAAYSLKTNPTAHRIGAGVAFLCNAFFNVCQAVRLYKRSFGSRRMCHLRLAFASVTCLILVIFAFTQTFFYFHLCSDQCLKIVYAFGISSEYLGFSALTLHQLTNWTDFQRLSLKLSREGVSICLREKIQDPENPA, from the exons ATGGAGATCAGGGGGTTGGGATTCTTCCCTCTCCTATGGATCACATGGACGCTACTGGGTCTGGGAACCCTAGTTGCCTTAACGGTCATTTCAGGGCACGAAAAATACCCATACATCAG TGACACTGGAAAAGAGCTCCCGGAGTCAGCGGTGTACACAACCGTCTTTATGGTAGCTTCCATTCTAG GAGCTGGCCTCACTTATATCCAATACAGATTCATGATCATTCAATCTCAACCATCGGAGAAGCGTTATATCATCTGCCAGAGAATCCTCCTTGCCATGGGATGGATTGCGTGTATAGGAACCGCCGTAAGCGCTGCATATTCG CTGAAGACCAACCCTACAGCCCACAGGATCGGCGCTGGAGTGGCATTTCTATGTAATGCCTTTTTCAACGTGTGTCAGGCAGTCCGCCTGTATAAGAGATCCTTCGGCAGCCGCCGGATGTGCCACCTTAGACTGGCTTTTGCCTCAGTTACCTGTTTAATACTGGTGATTT TTGCTTTTACGCAAACCTTTTTCTATTTCCACCTATGTTCTGACCAGTGTCTTAAG ATAGTTTATGCTTTTGGCATAAGCTCTGAATATCTGGGATTCAGCGCCCTGACACTGCACCAATTGACCAACTGGACAGATTTCCAG CGCTTGTCTCTAAAGTTGTCTAGAGAAGGTGTCTCCATATGCCTCAGGGAGAAGATCCAGGACCCTGAAAATCCTGCATAA